TGCTATATTCCAAATTTTTAAGCACAAAAAGTCCAAGTACCATTATAACAGGATGGCCCTCTTGTGTCCCTTGCTACCACATCCCAAATTTAGCACCATTTCAATGCCTACTCTATCTACCAAGGGCAAATCTAGGGTGGTGGGAGCGGGTTTTCAAAAACTCAGTTGTAtagattttatatttataataaaaaatttgttgaatatataataatttaacagtAGAAATGAAACTCGCTTAAGCTTTGTTATTATCTATCTTAGATGTTGGCAAGTGTTTTGGtaagagagaaatatttacttgaaaaaaatgagttatttatttgttttctgatatttataaataagaagaaataaaatattattttaagagtaatttatataatttaagcAAACGCTATAGGGATGAGTAACCAAAAGCAAAAGAAGAGATAATCAGCTGAGGCCTGAGAAAGTCACTTATAAAACTATTTTCTTATTCTCATTATAAGGTTTCAagaaacttgttttttttttaaatgaaaaacatttttctttataCTACACACACCCTAAGTTCCATCCACAATTGGAGTTATATTacttttcaattcattttattttctcatgGTTAAGGATAATAGATgaagaatataaaataatatatatatgccACGTGTCGTATCAAGATCCATTCATCCAAAATCTTGTCTAAATTCTCAATTGGTTGTCTAAATACCAATTGGCAATACCAAACACcacatatatcatttttaagGCCAAACTATATCCATATGTACTCCTCCTAGTTAGTTCCATAGCATAACTCACAAACTTagaaaaactttaataaaaaaaacatatttcattGAAATTCAAAGTAAACTTTGTCAAGTATGGGTTGTGCCTCCTCCAAGAGAATAGAGGTTGCCGTCGACGTCTACCGTCCTCCGCCGACGAGCTTCGCCGTCTTCGATATCAACTCCATTGAAGAGCCATGGCTCAAAGGTGCCAACAACAACAAGGTATTCTTAGTTTACAACTTATCAACTTTCTCAAACACAAAAGAATAGGAATGATAAACTAATAAGAATTGAACATTACATGTCATGATTTCTAAGAAATAGTTATCTCAACATATAATTAGTTTCTCGCTTTATCCTTAGTAGTAATTGTTCTCGAAGACTGTAAACAATTCAgaagaataaatatttaatggaAGAGAGATTATATCTGAAGATATAAACAAAGACACAAGGTTCAAAAATCTCtcacaattaatatttttttaaagacgTGTAAATAAGAAATACAACAGATAATTTGAAACGTAAGGAGTATTTGTTATTGTAAAGGTTTTGCCTATATTAATCTTAAAATTTCTCATACAATATACTATAACTTTTATGTATAGATATCCTAGTTAATTTGCATTTTATTGAATATTCCCTAAATATTTGATATCTGTttcatttccaaaaaaaatattactatgtTAAAGCAtttataaatacaattgttGTCCCAAATCAGACGTTAGTGGAGctagaattttaaaaaagaacattGATTTTATGTGTATATAGACTATAGTATGATGTTTTTTAATTTGACGGAGAAGTTAATTTCTCCCCTCTAACTCCGCCCTTATTTGAAAgattattaataatttcatgtatacttctatatttaatttattttatcgatGATTTGACatgatatattaatattaaaaataggtGGAAGAAGATGAGTTGGATCAAGACGAGCTAGACGAAGATGAGaagccaataaaagtagtacAACCAATTCTTGAAAAACTCAACTCTTCTATTGATGATTCTCCTAAATCTTGGGATGAAGTTAGCAAAGCCTTAGAAGATTTAAAACCCACTCTACAAAATCCACCACCGCAAAAATCACCTAAGAAAACCCTCCTTGCCCTACCGGCGCCGCCTCCGCCGCCACTTGAGGTGGTGGAAGATGGCGGCGGttcaccaaaaagaaaaattccaaGAAAGAGTTTTTCCTTTCATACCCTTGAAGAACTTGAATCCAAATTATCATCAAAGGATTccaaaaaaaacaatgaattcaagaaaaaagaggaaaataaaaatttccaaaaattcaacaaaaaaaatgatactcAAATTGTTGTTCATAATGGGGAAGTAGCACATCAAAGGACTCACTCTGATGAAGGGTACAAGCCAGTAAAAgagaatatatttttgttgaggGACAAAATGGAAAGGGAAAAAGAAGGGAATGTTCCAACTTTTATAAAGTTTAACCCTTTAAGTGACTACCCCGAAAAGTGCCCGCCACGTGGCGATGACTCATTGGTCGTCTACACAACGTCGCTAGGTGGCGTGCGTCGCACATTCGAGGATTGTAATAAAGTGAGGCTAATTTTGGAATCTCATAGGGTGGTTTTTGACGAGCGTGACGTGGCGTTGCATGGTGAGTTTCGTCAAGAGCTGAAGGAGTTGCTTGGAGATGGGGAGGATGCGGGAGTACCGAGGTTGTTTGTGAAAGGGAGGTACATTGGCGGAGTGGAGGAAGTGGTGCACCTGAACGAGACGAAGCGACTCGGGAGGATATTGAATTGGGCTAGGGTGGAGAGGGGTGTGGGGAGGTTAGGATGTGAAGGGTGTGGTGGTGCTAGGTTTGTGCCATGTTTTGATTGTGGAGGAAGTTGCAAAGTTGTGAATGGGGATGTTAAGGAGAGATGTCCTGAGTGTAATGAGAATGGTTTGATTCATTGCCCTATTTgcaattgaataattgtatgtatTATCGTATGCATACTTAAAAGATTTTAAATCAGTGAATACAGAGTGATGTTGTTACTTTATGAAGTCGTTACGAACTTAGTATTAGGTGCCTAGATTCTCAACATGCATGTATGCAACTACTTTtgcatatatatagtttttgtgATTGGATTTTGTATACTTTTTCATGGTTTGGTAATTCAGTAATATGGAAAATATGAAGTTTTTAATTGAATGATTTGTATTATGGATAGTATACAGTTTAATTTTTCGAAGGAAATTTTGTTGAACCCCTTGCGCTCCCTCAAATTCGCACCTCAATACAACAaggtaagaaaataaataaagagtgGAGAGGACTTTATCGAGTTTAAACCAGTGACCTCTTGATCTGCAATATTTTACTTAATGACGAATAAAATAcagattttttttagtaaagtTCTTAATTTCCATGTGACAGAAAAATAGATTGATATTAGGGGAAAACAGAGCTGATATTGGATTTGGTTCAATTCTTCAGATTTTCTCTAAACAATTTTAATGTTGAGCATATAATGCAGTATAGAGTTTTAACTTGTCACCAAAACGGATttagaatttaaagtttataaatttCTATAATGATCTTGAgttaatataacataaaaattgaatttctaatcaaatatttataaatatttaataaatttctttatacatatacaccatctaaacaaaaaatattaaatttcgaaaaactcaaatatcatatataataaACCCTCCCGCTACCACCTAGTCTCCAATTGTGTATTAATGATAATGGGCCAAGCTCATGTATTAGGCCCAGCCTTGTGGGCTGAAAACTAATGTGCTAAAAAGCTCTTTTGTAAACTTCGTCTATACGACTTTAGTTTAGTGATAAGAGcgcaataaataatttttttaagttttcactTTTGACTTTACGttagaaaaaattattgaatcttGAGACATATACCTACATAAGATGAAATATAAGGATAGTATATTGTCCATGACACACGACTCAAGTTAAAAGAGAACCTTCAGATAGTTTTTGTGACTTCCTTCAACACGAACTTATCAGTAGAAGTCTAATATTTAagtagagaaaataataaataaaaatgagctTATTATCGACTAATTTTAAATCTCAAACcatgatttttgaaatttcttgaTTATTAAAAAGGTATCTTTAAGGAATTACAAAAGAGTATATACCAACCATGTGATGGTTGGCAAATACATGAACTTGGTCATTTTCATTAATAAAAGAATAGTATAGtgcattaaataattttaaaaataggaCATTCTAGAAACTTATAAAGTTTGTCACATGATGAACAATATTTCCAAATTATAACAAAGGATAATTTaaagatttaagaaaattaaaattttaatcaccGACAAAACAATTACATACtattaacattttcttttttgtttgataataCATTTTGTCCTTAGATTAttgataaattatataattgGCTATTGTGAtgtataattaaatatataaaacttttaatttattgaaaTATGCACTTTAGGTCCATTTGTTCCTTTCAATCCAACTTCAGAAATTTTTCTTTTGAGTCGAGgatc
This genomic stretch from Solanum stenotomum isolate F172 chromosome 10, ASM1918654v1, whole genome shotgun sequence harbors:
- the LOC125842617 gene encoding uncharacterized protein LOC125842617, producing the protein MGCASSKRIEVAVDVYRPPPTSFAVFDINSIEEPWLKGANNNKVEEDELDQDELDEDEKPIKVVQPILEKLNSSIDDSPKSWDEVSKALEDLKPTLQNPPPQKSPKKTLLALPAPPPPPLEVVEDGGGSPKRKIPRKSFSFHTLEELESKLSSKDSKKNNEFKKKEENKNFQKFNKKNDTQIVVHNGEVAHQRTHSDEGYKPVKENIFLLRDKMEREKEGNVPTFIKFNPLSDYPEKCPPRGDDSLVVYTTSLGGVRRTFEDCNKVRLILESHRVVFDERDVALHGEFRQELKELLGDGEDAGVPRLFVKGRYIGGVEEVVHLNETKRLGRILNWARVERGVGRLGCEGCGGARFVPCFDCGGSCKVVNGDVKERCPECNENGLIHCPICN